One segment of Sesamum indicum cultivar Zhongzhi No. 13 linkage group LG4, S_indicum_v1.0, whole genome shotgun sequence DNA contains the following:
- the LOC110011867 gene encoding uncharacterized protein LOC110011867 gives MGEESENFKIHHSENPGLSLVTNLLDGTNFLSWSRSVKLTLGVKMKMGFITGEAVKPTEGGKELEQWIRCDNLVTCWILNSISKDIVESFMYTKTSRDLWIELETRFGQSNGPMIYRLKREMISVTQGTLSVSAYFSKLKKIWDELDNIVPTPECSCGAMKIISEMKESDQLMQFLVGLNEVFDQTRNQILMMDPLPNTSRAYSMVLKMESQRDITPSNVCPPQNMAMQVIRTIEKPKGFQKRRNNIDKKSQICKHCGKTGHTKEVCFEIYGFPDWYKNLIEQKKGNNRALVAADSTEQVHNATSEGTVAEIVRTELQKYFGGIEHGASTNNSITGAEYAGKCSKTSLVNKLCSNLWVIDSGATTHMSNNLAFFDKLYTNKTNSSIHLADGTQHSVIKAGNILLFDKIPLYDVAYVPKLRFNLLSVSKLCCKSDITFKFFPTYCVMQDQRTKQILGVGSLIGKLYILDSHSMQQEHVNRILASDTDLSLNVSSTNYEVWHRRLGHISDNVMVHIGYANNQKGYRLYDIKKGEIIVSRDVVFQEHIFPYMGQQTDPITCSIPALDSDIDLLDNEDDPADNNDPPPHPLQEQTLTTEPEPSNILRRSSRTITRPAKLQDFICSQVSEQPDLLTATYTRDMHACFLVASSHEQEPRTYNQAIKRKEWKEAMKTELDALEKNNTWDIVKLPNNKRTIGCKWVYKLKLNSDGTIDRYKAS, from the exons ATGGGAGAAGAATCGGAGAACTTCAAGATTCATCACAGTGAAAATCCAGGATTAAGCCTGGTTACAAATCTTCTAGATGGAACGAATTTTCTCTCCTGGAGTAGATCTGTCAAATTAACCCTGGGGGTTAAAATGAAGATGGGCTTCATTACCGGAGAAGCTGTCAAACCTACAGAGGGTGGAAAAGAACTCGAACAGTGGATAAGATGCGATAATCTGGTGACATGTTGGATATTGAACTCAATATCCAAGGATATAGTCGAAAGCTTTATGTATACTAAAACTTCAAGAGATCTATGGATTGAGTTGGAAACAAGGTTTGGACAAAGCAACGGTCCGATGATATATAGGCTGAAGAGGGAGATGATCTCAGTCACTCAAGGCACCCTGTCTGTATCTGCTTATTTCAGcaaactaaagaaaatatggGACGAGTTGGATAATATTGTACCAACTCCAGAATGCAGCTGCGGTGCAATGAAAATCATTTCAGAAATGAAAGAGTCAGACCAGTTGATGCAATTCTTAGTAGGATTGAATGAAGTTTTTGATCAGACAAGAAATCAAATCTTGATGATGGACCCACTCCCAAACACAAGCAGAGCTTACTCTATGGTACTGAAAATGGAAAGCCAAAGGGACATCACTCCCAGCAATGTGTGCCCACCACAAAATATGGCAATGCAAGTCATAAGAACAATTGAAAAACCAAAGGGATTtcagaaaagaagaaacaacaTTGACAAGAAATCCCAGATTTGTAAGCATTGTGGGAAGACCGGACATACAAAGGAGGTTTGCTTTGAAATCTATGGCTTTCCAGATTGGTACAAGAATCTGATTGAACAAAAAAAGGGGAACAATAGGGCCTTGGTAGCTGCAGATTCTACAGAACAAGTACATAATGCAACCAGTGAAGGGACTGTTGCTGAGATAGTGAGAACCGAGCTCCAGAAATATTTTGGAGGAATAGAACACGGAGCATCTACAAATAACAGCATTACAGGAGCTGAATACGCTGGTAAATGTTCTAAAACTTCTTTGGTTAACAAGCTATGCTCCAACTTATGGGTTATAGACAGTGGTGCTACCACACACATGTCCAATAATCTAGCCTTTTTTGACAAACTTTATACTAACAAGACTAATTCTTCTATTCATCTTGCAGATGGTACACAACACTCTGTCATTAAGGCAGGGAACAtacttttatttgataaaatcccTTTATATGATGTTGCTTATGTTCCTAAATTGAGGTTTAATCTTCTTTCTGTTAGCAAGCTGTGCTGTAAATCTGATATTACTTTTAAGTTCTTCCCTACCTATTGTGTAATGCAGGACCAGAGGACTAAACAAATCCTCGGAGTAGGAAGCCTTATAGGGAAGCTATACATCCTTGACAGCCACTCTATGCAACAAGAACATGTAAATAGGATTCTAGCTTCAGACACTGATCTTAGCTTGAATGTATCTAGCACGAATTATGAAGTATGGCATAGAAGGCTAGGCCACATTTCAGACAATGTAATGGTTCACATTG GATATGCTAACAATCAAAAGGGCTATAGACTTTATGACATCAAGAAAGGAGAAATCATTGTATCTAGAGATGTTGTTTTTCAAGAAcatatttttccatatatGGGACAGCAGACTGATCCTATAACTTGCTCTATACCTGCATTAGATTCTGACATTGACTTGTTGGATAATGAAGATGATCCTGCTGATAACAATGACCCTCCACCTCATCCACTACAGGAACAGACCTTAACTACAGAACCTGAACCTTCTAATATACTTCGAAGATCATCTAGGACCATCACTAGACCTGCAAAATTGCAGGATTTTATATGTTCTCAAGTTTCAGAACAACCGGACTTATTGACTGCTACTTATACTAGAGACATGCAtgcttgttttcttgtagCCTCTTCACATGAACAAGAACCAAGAACTTACAACCAAgctattaaaagaaaagaatggaaaGAAGCCATGAAAACAGAGTTGGATGCtttagaaaagaataatacaTGGGACATTGTTAAATTACCTAATAACAAGAGAACAATAGGTTGTAAATGGGTCTATAAACTCAAGCTTAACTCAGATGGCACCATTGATAGATATAAGGCAAG TTAG